The Christiangramia salexigens genome includes the window AAACTAAAGACAGGATTTACATGCAGCCCAAGTAGCGAAAGAATTAAAAAATAAGCTATTAGACCTGCGGCGATAGCAACTCCATATTTTACCGGAATGCTTAATTTATCCATAACAATTACATGTTTACTACTAGTAAATTTCAACATTTTACACCAGCTATTGCCTTAATTCCATGTTAATTTTAACAGTTTTAAAACAAAATTGAGATTTGTTGAATAAGAATGTAACTTTTAGCTCTAAACGTTACTAACAACCATAAATGCAAAACCCTTTTAGAAATGATTAAAAAACTAAGACTGATCGCGTGCTCAATCCTCATTGGAAGTACGGGTTTCGCTCAGGAAGTAGAATTTACTGAGTATGAATTAGAAAATGGACTGAATGTCATTCTACACCAAGACAATACTGCCCCGGTAGTTACGGTTGGAGTAATGTACCATGTTGGCGCAAAAGATGAAGCGGAAGGAAGATCTGGCTTTGCCCATTTTTTTGAACATCTCTTATTTGAAGGCACAGAAAATATAGAACGTGGAAAATGGTTCGATATCGTAGCTGCTAACGGAGGAAGCAATAATGCTAACACAACTCAAGACCGAACCTATTATTACGAAACTTTCCCTTCCAATAATCTTGAACTTGGACTATGGATGGAATCCGAGAGAATGCTCCACCCTGTAATTAATAAGATTGGAGTTGACACACAAAACGAAGTTGTAAAGGAGGAAAAACGCTCAAGAATTGATAACGCCCCTTATGGTAAAATCATTTATGGGACTGGAATTAACAAATACGTTTTCAATAAACATCCGTACAAGAACTCTGTAATTGGCACCATGGAAGATCTTGATGCCGCTGAACTTGATGAATTCAAATCTTTCTTTAAAAGATACTATGGCCCTAATAATGCCACTCTTGTAGTTGCCGGAAATATTGAAATGGAAGAAACTAAAAAAATGATCAAAAACTACTTCGGCGAGATCCCTGTGGGGCCGGAAGTAAAAAGAGTAGACATTAAAGAAGATCCTATAACTGAAACTATTACTGCTACAGAATATGACAGCAACATTCAGATCCCCGCTAAACTCTTTGTTTACCGCACTCCTTCTATGATAGAAAAAGATGCTTATGTACTGGATATGATATCTTCTATATTAACAGATGGAAAAAGTTCAAGAATGTACAAGAAAATGGTAGATGAAGAAAAAACCGCATTACAGGTACTTGCCTTTCCAAGATCACAGGAAGATTACGGAACTTATGTAATGGGAGCTCTTGCTCTTGGGGAGACTTCTCTAGACACTCTAGCAACTTCTATGGACCAGGAGATCGCTAAACTACAGAATGAGCTTATTTCCGAAAAAGAATATCAGAAACTTCAGAATAAATTTGAAAACCGCTTTGTGAACTCCAACAGCAGCATCCAGGGTATCGCATCCTCCCTTGCAACTTACAGTGTATTATACGGTGACACAGACCTCATCAACGAAGAGATCGAGATCTACCGTAACATCACCAGAGAAGACATAAAAAGAGTAGCAAATGAATATCTAAAGGAAAATCAGAGATTGGAATTAGATTATCTACCTGAAAGCGCTAAGGAATAACCTGAAAAATTAAAAGAATGAAACTTAATATAATTACATTATTTATTGCCTGTTTATTGACCACCTCGTCTTTTGCACAGGTAGACAGATCGAAGCAGCCAGAACCAGGACCTGCACCTAAAATTAATCTTGGGCAACCAGATGAATTTACTCTAAAGAATGGCTTAAAGGTGCTAGTGGTGGAGAATCATAAATTACCAAGCGTTTCTGCATCGCTCATAATAGATAACATTCCCCACGCTGAAGAGAAACCAGCTACCTCAGCCCTGGTGTCCTCTTTACTTGGTACGGGCACAAAAAATATCTCTAAAGATGATTTCAACGAGGAGATTGATTTCCTTGGAGCCAACATCAATTTTGGTTCAGAAAGTGTATATGCCAGTTCATTATCTAAATTTTTTCCCCGTGTAATTGAATTAATGGCAGAAGGTGCGCTTAGACCTAAATTCGTTCAGGAAGAATTTGAAGCAGAAAAAACCAAGCAAATAGAAGGGCTTAAGTCCATTTCTAAAGATGTAGGTTCTATTGCAAATCGTGTTAGCGCAGCTCTCGCTTATGGTGCTGATCATCCCTATGGCGAATTTGCTACTGTAGAAAACACAGAGAAAGTAACTCTGGAAGATATTCAGAAGTTTTATAATAATTACTTCAAGCCTGCAAACGCATATCTTGTGGTAGTAGGAGACGTGAAAACCGCTGAAGTAAAAAAACTAGTTGAAAAGAATTTCGGAGGCTGGGCTAAAGGCACTCCATCGACTAAAGAATTACCTAAGGTTACTAACGTAAATGAAACACAGATCAATTTAATTGATATGCCAAATGCAGTACAGAGTGAATTGAGACTGCAAAACACAATTAAACTTAAGATGTCTGACGAAGATTATTTCCCTGTACTGGTTGCTAACCAGATCTTAGGTGGTAGCTTTGGCAGTTATCTTAACATGAACCTTAGAGAGGACAAAGGATATACTTACGGAGCCGGATCTAACACCGGAGCAGACAAATATGCCTCAAGATTTGTAGCTCAGGCAAGTGTACGAAATGCGGTAACCGACAGTGCAATTGTAGAATCCCTTAAAGAGATCACTAGAATTAAAACTGAACTGGTAGATCCTGAAATACTTGAAAATGCAAAAAACAAGTTTGCAGGGGATTTCGTATTGCGATTAGAGAGACCTTCAACTATTGCTGGTTATGCGCTAAACATTAAAACCAACAATCTTTCAAAAGATTTTTATGAAAACTTCCTTTCCAGGATAAATGCTGTTACTGCAGAAGACATTAAACGTGTCGCAAACAAATACTATCAAACCGATAAAATGAGGATTGTTGTTGCAGGTAAGGCTTCAGAAATTGCACCAAACCTTGAAAAGATTAAATTCAACGGCAAGACAATTCCGGTTAAATATTATAATAAACTGGGAGAAGAAGTTGAAAAACCAGTTGAGAAAAAAATTGACCCCTCAATTACTGTTGAAAGCATTTTTACAAAATATATAGAAGCCATTGGCGGTAAAGAAGCCGTTAACAATGTTGAAAGTGTTGTGATGCTTGCGCAGGCTAAAATTCAGGGTATGAAACTTGACCTTGAAATGAAAAGGACTAAAAGCGGCAAATTGATCCAATCCATTTCAATGGGTGGCAATGTTATGAGTAAGCAGGTATTTGATGGAGAAAAAGGCTTTGTAATGGCTCAGGGACAAAAGATCCCTTATAACGAAGAGCAGATCGCAACAGCAAAAGTTGATGCAAATCCATTTCCGGAACTAAACCTTGGTAATGCCAAAGTAATCGGGATAGAAAAGATAAACGGTGCAGACGCCTATGTAGTAGCAATGGATGAAAACAACAAGAATTTCTATTCGGTAGAATCAGGATTAAAAATTCAATCACTAAAAACAGTTAGTCAGGCAGGACAAACGATGACCATTCCAACTGGCTATAGCGATTATCGCGAAGTGAAAGGCGTTAAATTTCCTTTTATGATCTCGCAGTCTATGGGACCACAGACCTTAGAATTTATAATCTCTGAGATCCTAATAAACGAGGGAGTTTCTGAAGAAGATTTCGCCACAGAATAACCCACAACCTTTCCAATAAATTAAAGCCCCGATTATTGGGGCTTTTTTTATGTAGCCTGTTTTCTATATCTGGAAATAAGATTTTTAGATCTGTTCACGATAAAAACACCAATGAGAATTATAAGAGCCGAAATAATTTGCCAGAAACTAAAAACCTCTCCGTCCAGGACTCCCCATCCCAAAGCAACCACCGGAATGGTATAGGTGACAGAAGTAGTAAAAACAGGGTCGGAGATCTGAACCAGTTTATTAAAAATTATCATTGCCACACCGGTACCAATGATCCCTAGTATCCCAACATATACTAATGATAATTCCACCTCAGTCGTAAAAACATCCCTTTCAAAAAAGCCTGAGAAATACAGAATTATCCATGCAGGTATTAATAGAGCAGAAAAATTTCCGGCTGCAATACCCAACGGACCAATATCACTCATCCTGGTTTTTAAAATATTCACATTCATGGCATAACATGCAGCAGCAATTATAACCAATACAGAATACAAATAATTCTGATCTGGATTAATGCTGGCTCCACTCAGGATCAATCCAATAGTTCCAATAAGTCCGATTATCACTCCTATAATTTTATTCTGATTGAAAACTGCTCTGAAAAAGGCAGCGCCAAAGATCAGTGTGAGTAATGGTGTGGTAGCGTTTAGAATTGATGCAATCGCACTATCGATCTCGGTTTCTGCAAAAGCGAATAAATAAACTGGAAAAAAGGATCCCAGAAAACCTGAAATGATCACCCATTTCCATTGTTTCAAGGTTAACCTACTTATACTTTTAAATCCAACAAGAATAAGAAAAGCCGCGGCAAATATGATCCTGAAAGACCCCACCTGCAATGCTGTTAATCCGATAAGCGCTTTTTTGATCAGGATAAACGAACTTCCCCAAACCAGAGAAAGGATGATCAAATAGATCCATTTAATATTTTTCAAGTCAGATTGCTTTATTTCAAATTAAGCCACGAAGATACGGGATGCATTTCCGAAAAAATAAAGATCCATCCCAATCTAATGGAATGGATCTTTAAAAAGTTTAATATTTAACTATTGCCTACTGGTTTTCGGTAAGCGGAATAGGGAATTGAACAAATACATCATCTTTTTCCCTGAATATTGGAAGTTGATCCAGCATATCATACCTTCTTACATCTATCCATCTATGCCCTTCAGCATAAAGAGAGTATCTTCTCTGTCTCAGCATTTCTTCGATTAATTCATCGGTATCACTAGTTCCCATATATGGTCCCAAACCGGCGCTTTCACGAATAACATTCAAAGCCTCAATTGCTTCAGCAGGATCAATGAATATATTGGCTTCTGCATACAACAAGATCAATTCCTCATTTCTAATAATTGGAATATCATCTACGTTGGATTTATATCTGAATACTGCATAATCTCCGGTTAATCCATCTAAAGTTAAAGGCTCGCTTCGCTTAGCGACTTTACTTAGACGATTATCATCAGCCGCAGCATCCTCAATAAAAGACGGCTCTACGATTCTTGCACCAGCAGTAGTCGCCTCTACAGGAAAGAACATAGGATTCGGCACATCTCTCTGATCTAGTGAAAAAGTATAATAAACCCCTAGATCCATATTCCCTGTACTTAATTCAAAAAATGAATCTTCGAGATAATTTAATACCGCAGGGTAATCTTCCTGATAAGCAGCCACACGTGCTGCGATCGCTTTATTCACTTCAATAAAACTATCGGGTGTTCCAAAACTGGAAAATCCTCCCGATAAACTAAATGGATAACTACTACCTCCACTTTGAAGATCTGAAGCCGCCTCATCCAGCATGGCTCTTATTCTGGAAAGTGATTCATCATACGACAGGAATGGGCCTAGGTTCTCTTCATCTGCCACATCAACGCGAATTCCATTTTGATAAGTAAGATTCAGGTTTAACAGCAACTCATAGGCTTTGATCGTTTTAAGGAAACCTTTGGTAGCAGAAATTTCAGCCGATGTGAACTGAGCAGAAACATCCTGTCCATCCAGAAACTCCAGAATAAGATTCACGTTTTTAACAGAACGGTAACGCGCAGCCCATGGTGCCGTAATATAAAAGGTGTTATTATCCAAAATGGCTTCCTGACCCCCTAAAAGATCACCTGTAAACCTGGGATCGGAACTTGCAAATCTCCAGTATTCCCGGCCTATTACACCTACATCATCAAAGTAAGTTCCAAGCCTCACTCTTGTACTATACAATACACCTCCAACAAGATCCTGAAGGTCTCCACGGGTGAGATTATCACGAAACGCATCTACCTCCGGATTATTAAGATCTGAAAACTCTTGTACCTCGCAGGAAACTGTAAGTCCTACTGCGGCCAGGAGAATAAATATTTTATTGACTAATTTTTTCATCATTTAAAATTTAGAAGTTAACTGCTAAGTGAAATAAGTATCTTTTCGAAGATGGGAATGGAGTAACCTCAACCCCTGTAAAAATCCCATTAGCACCAAAGTTAGACACTTCAGGGTCGTAACTGTTATAGTCGAAAATATTGATAAGGTTACTACCTGAGAAACCAAGTTTGATCTGATCCACGCTTTCATTAAACCATCCAGAAAGCACATCTTTTGGAACCCTGTAATACAGTCCAAGTTCTCTTAATCTTAAGTACGAAGCATCTTCTACAAAAACTGCTGCCGAAGAACCTAATTGACTAACTCTGTAAGGCCCATTCCCTAAGGTCCCGCTAGGATCCAGATCTATAGTATCATAATCATGACTGGTACCGTTAAGGTCAGTCAACAGGGCGGTAAGGTTAATATTTTCACCTCCGTTCTTCCACTGCCAAACAAAGCTCAAATCAAAATTCTTATACAGGATCTGTGAGTTGAAACCCATTTGAAAATCTGGCTCTGAATCACCGTATTTCTGGAAGCCACTTGGCCCCGGATTAGGTCCTATTCCAACTATCTGGGTAGCGCTTTCACCTTCTTCTATTCTAAAGGTCCCAAGTGTAGCACCAAAAGCACCAATGTTGAAAGGATCTACATCGAGTCTTGTAATTTCAGATTTATTTTTGAAAAAGTTCGCTCCAACACTCCAGGTTAACTCCTCTGTATCTACCGGTACAGCATCTACAGATAATTCCACACCGTTGTTTCTTAGAGCTCCGGCGTTTACGAATTCTGATGTAAATCCTGTAGAAGGCTCAAGAGCAGCCTGAAGAATCAGGTCATCTATTGTTTTTACATAGTAAGTTGCTGAAAAATTTAGTCTGTTTTGGAAAAAACTAAGATCAGTACCTACTTCAAATTCCTTCTGTCTTTCAGATTTAAGGTCTTTATCTCCTCTTACGCCAATAAGGCTAATCCCTAAAAGATTTCCAGTTGAGAAAGTATTATACGAGGTAAACAAAGCTCCGAAAGGAGGGAAGTTACCTGCCTCACCATAAGCAGTTCTTAATTTGAACTGATCCCAGGAGGAATTGTCATTCCAGAATCCAAATTCATTCAGGTTTAACGCCACAGAAGCTTTAGGATAATAGAACAGCTCGTTAGCGTCTCCATTATTAGAAGATTTATCTCCACGAACACCTAAGGTAGCGATCACCTTATCCTGATAATTCACCTCTTCCTGAACAAAAAATCCTGAATCTTCCTGTAATAACCTGGTTTGATCCACACCAGTATTGGCAGCCTGATCCACGTTCGTTTCTGAAGCTACCAGTGTTGTTGCGCTGATCAATTGAGTATTTCTATCAAAGTACTCTCTTGTGATACCCGCCTGAGTCCTGAAATTAAGATCATTATCTGTAAAATAATTATGAACCAAAAAGGCAGAAAGGTTGTAATTTTTATTCTGAGTATCCCCTTGTATTGAAACTCCGTTCAAGCCCCCGTTAGAAAGCTTCTGAAACTGAAGTTCCTTTGGAAAGATCGCTCTGGTCTTTAAACCATAAAAATCCAAACCACCACGCATTATAAGTTCCAAGTTGGATTTATCTGCTTTATAAAGATCAATATTTGCCGTCCCACCAATTATAAATCTGTTGATGGTTTCATTGTTACGAACAAGATCACGGGTTTGCAATGGGTTTGATGCCCCTGCAGGGTTATCCGGGTAGATTCCGTTCTCATTTGGAAAAAGCTCCAGCCATGGAGTAGTTCCTGTTAAGGTTACCCCGATAGTGGTTCCAGAGTTATCATTGTTAAAGAAACCTCTGTTAGCAGAGGAATGTATATAACTTGAACTTAAGGCAAGTTTTAGAAAATCTGTAGGTTTATGATCCAGATTTAATCTTAAGGATGTTTTCTTATAACCTGTATTCTTTACAATTCCATTTTCGTCATTGTGAGTAATACCGCTATAAAATCTTGTTTTCTCACCTCCACCACTCATGCTGAAGTTTGTGATACTGATCAAGCCTTTTTCACCGAATATCTCTTCTTCATAATCTATGAGTCTGTTTTCTCCTCTTGCTTCAATAAAGCTTTGCGCAGCTGCATCACCAAAGGTCTCTCTTACTCTTTCTTCATTGTAATCTCTCAGTCCTAAAAGCTTAGTAACCTCTGTCCAACCTGTTGCCTGTGAGAAGTTGAATTTGGTTTCACCGGCCTTACCTCGTTTGGTAGTAATAATAACCACCCCGGCAGCAGCACGCGAACCGTAGATAGCAGCAGCAGATGCTCCTTTAAGTATCTCGATATTAGCAATATCTTCCGGGTTAATATCAGCGATCCTGTTGGAAGGGTTATCCTGGTTAGAAGAACTTCCTCCGGCAGATGCTGCTGAAACTGTATTTAGTCCGGCAGGTATTGAGGAGTTATCAATATAAACCCCATCAATAATATAAAGCGGTTGCGTATTACCCTGAATTGAAGTTGCCCCTCTTAATTTTACCGAAAGACCCCCACCAGGTGCACCTGAATTGGCACTAACCGTAGCCCCGGCAAATTTACCATACAGAGCTCCGTCTAAAGTTGGTGGCGGAGTTCTGCCTGAAATGTCTTCCGCCGAAATAGATGCCACGGCATTCGCAGCATTCTGTCTCTTAATGGAAGTTGCCAGACCTGTAATAACGACCTCGTCCAGTGCGGCAGCCGATTCAACAATATTAATGGTCATTGGCGAATTGGCCGTCACTCTTTTTTCCTGGGTTTCAAACCCAATGTATGAAAAGACCAATGTTGTGGGGAGTGATTGTACAGTAATTGAAAAGTT containing:
- a CDS encoding M16 family metallopeptidase; this translates as MIKKLRLIACSILIGSTGFAQEVEFTEYELENGLNVILHQDNTAPVVTVGVMYHVGAKDEAEGRSGFAHFFEHLLFEGTENIERGKWFDIVAANGGSNNANTTQDRTYYYETFPSNNLELGLWMESERMLHPVINKIGVDTQNEVVKEEKRSRIDNAPYGKIIYGTGINKYVFNKHPYKNSVIGTMEDLDAAELDEFKSFFKRYYGPNNATLVVAGNIEMEETKKMIKNYFGEIPVGPEVKRVDIKEDPITETITATEYDSNIQIPAKLFVYRTPSMIEKDAYVLDMISSILTDGKSSRMYKKMVDEEKTALQVLAFPRSQEDYGTYVMGALALGETSLDTLATSMDQEIAKLQNELISEKEYQKLQNKFENRFVNSNSSIQGIASSLATYSVLYGDTDLINEEIEIYRNITREDIKRVANEYLKENQRLELDYLPESAKE
- a CDS encoding M16 family metallopeptidase; the protein is MKLNIITLFIACLLTTSSFAQVDRSKQPEPGPAPKINLGQPDEFTLKNGLKVLVVENHKLPSVSASLIIDNIPHAEEKPATSALVSSLLGTGTKNISKDDFNEEIDFLGANINFGSESVYASSLSKFFPRVIELMAEGALRPKFVQEEFEAEKTKQIEGLKSISKDVGSIANRVSAALAYGADHPYGEFATVENTEKVTLEDIQKFYNNYFKPANAYLVVVGDVKTAEVKKLVEKNFGGWAKGTPSTKELPKVTNVNETQINLIDMPNAVQSELRLQNTIKLKMSDEDYFPVLVANQILGGSFGSYLNMNLREDKGYTYGAGSNTGADKYASRFVAQASVRNAVTDSAIVESLKEITRIKTELVDPEILENAKNKFAGDFVLRLERPSTIAGYALNIKTNNLSKDFYENFLSRINAVTAEDIKRVANKYYQTDKMRIVVAGKASEIAPNLEKIKFNGKTIPVKYYNKLGEEVEKPVEKKIDPSITVESIFTKYIEAIGGKEAVNNVESVVMLAQAKIQGMKLDLEMKRTKSGKLIQSISMGGNVMSKQVFDGEKGFVMAQGQKIPYNEEQIATAKVDANPFPELNLGNAKVIGIEKINGADAYVVAMDENNKNFYSVESGLKIQSLKTVSQAGQTMTIPTGYSDYREVKGVKFPFMISQSMGPQTLEFIISEILINEGVSEEDFATE
- a CDS encoding DMT family transporter; the protein is MKNIKWIYLIILSLVWGSSFILIKKALIGLTALQVGSFRIIFAAAFLILVGFKSISRLTLKQWKWVIISGFLGSFFPVYLFAFAETEIDSAIASILNATTPLLTLIFGAAFFRAVFNQNKIIGVIIGLIGTIGLILSGASINPDQNYLYSVLVIIAAACYAMNVNILKTRMSDIGPLGIAAGNFSALLIPAWIILYFSGFFERDVFTTEVELSLVYVGILGIIGTGVAMIIFNKLVQISDPVFTTSVTYTIPVVALGWGVLDGEVFSFWQIISALIILIGVFIVNRSKNLISRYRKQAT
- a CDS encoding RagB/SusD family nutrient uptake outer membrane protein: MMKKLVNKIFILLAAVGLTVSCEVQEFSDLNNPEVDAFRDNLTRGDLQDLVGGVLYSTRVRLGTYFDDVGVIGREYWRFASSDPRFTGDLLGGQEAILDNNTFYITAPWAARYRSVKNVNLILEFLDGQDVSAQFTSAEISATKGFLKTIKAYELLLNLNLTYQNGIRVDVADEENLGPFLSYDESLSRIRAMLDEAASDLQSGGSSYPFSLSGGFSSFGTPDSFIEVNKAIAARVAAYQEDYPAVLNYLEDSFFELSTGNMDLGVYYTFSLDQRDVPNPMFFPVEATTAGARIVEPSFIEDAAADDNRLSKVAKRSEPLTLDGLTGDYAVFRYKSNVDDIPIIRNEELILLYAEANIFIDPAEAIEALNVIRESAGLGPYMGTSDTDELIEEMLRQRRYSLYAEGHRWIDVRRYDMLDQLPIFREKDDVFVQFPIPLTENQ
- a CDS encoding SusC/RagA family TonB-linked outer membrane protein, which encodes MKQFYSHFFKVAFLVLFPSIIFAQEVLEGKTINEATGEVVPFVNVIEKGTTNGTTSDFEGNFSITVQSLPTTLVFSYIGFETQEKRVTANSPMTINIVESAAALDEVVITGLATSIKRQNAANAVASISAEDISGRTPPPTLDGALYGKFAGATVSANSGAPGGGLSVKLRGATSIQGNTQPLYIIDGVYIDNSSIPAGLNTVSAASAGGSSSNQDNPSNRIADINPEDIANIEILKGASAAAIYGSRAAAGVVIITTKRGKAGETKFNFSQATGWTEVTKLLGLRDYNEERVRETFGDAAAQSFIEARGENRLIDYEEEIFGEKGLISITNFSMSGGGEKTRFYSGITHNDENGIVKNTGYKKTSLRLNLDHKPTDFLKLALSSSYIHSSANRGFFNNDNSGTTIGVTLTGTTPWLELFPNENGIYPDNPAGASNPLQTRDLVRNNETINRFIIGGTANIDLYKADKSNLELIMRGGLDFYGLKTRAIFPKELQFQKLSNGGLNGVSIQGDTQNKNYNLSAFLVHNYFTDNDLNFRTQAGITREYFDRNTQLISATTLVASETNVDQAANTGVDQTRLLQEDSGFFVQEEVNYQDKVIATLGVRGDKSSNNGDANELFYYPKASVALNLNEFGFWNDNSSWDQFKLRTAYGEAGNFPPFGALFTSYNTFSTGNLLGISLIGVRGDKDLKSERQKEFEVGTDLSFFQNRLNFSATYYVKTIDDLILQAALEPSTGFTSEFVNAGALRNNGVELSVDAVPVDTEELTWSVGANFFKNKSEITRLDVDPFNIGAFGATLGTFRIEEGESATQIVGIGPNPGPSGFQKYGDSEPDFQMGFNSQILYKNFDLSFVWQWKNGGENINLTALLTDLNGTSHDYDTIDLDPSGTLGNGPYRVSQLGSSAAVFVEDASYLRLRELGLYYRVPKDVLSGWFNESVDQIKLGFSGSNLINIFDYNSYDPEVSNFGANGIFTGVEVTPFPSSKRYLFHLAVNF